Proteins found in one Anopheles aquasalis chromosome 3, idAnoAquaMG_Q_19, whole genome shotgun sequence genomic segment:
- the LOC126578697 gene encoding chymotrypsin-C-like isoform X2 — protein sequence MIPLCLLLVFVNYNFLAAQATTQCGVRQIKVRRLLTNGYDTQPGDYPWHSAVFHLKPKREYVCGGSLISPRAIVTSAHCVTVPNRNMVRNADELLVKLGLYTLFEDSESVQEHSIVRTIIHNAFTHEAFQNDIALLITQSQINFNNYVQPVCLPKKSLLRTTVPGVVLGWGYTEDMNVANVLRAASAPIVSHRECRESNTVAYGSLLDETMFCAGWRNGTNPCNGDSGGGLFMQTDSGRWILNGIVTVTAANRQNENACSTSDYTVFVDVAKYVKWIDQQLQIRRVPTTKRYVVHNNRPVTFFEAWRNCQHLGHGLATITSKADSDLIAAAINTSSSTTGPWWIGGTDLGYEGIFTWITTNQLVGYGTGYLNFSPHQPDNYDDNEHCLEIGRWGGVAWNDAVCDTKQKFICEYFA from the exons ATGATTCCTCTTTgcctgttgttggtgtttgtaAATTATAATTTCCTAGCTGCGCAAGCTACTACACAGTGCGGCGTGAGACAAATTAAGGTTCGTCGGTTGTTAACTAACGGCTACGATACACAACCCGGAGACTATCCATGGCACTCGGCTGTTTTTCACCTGAAACCAAAAAGAGAGTACGTTTGCGGAGGCTCTCTTATCTCCCCTAGAGCGATCGTCACATCGGCCCACTGTGTAACCGTACCGAATCGAAATATGGTACGTAATGCGGATGAACTGCTGGTGAAACTGGGCCTATACACTCTCTTCGAGGATTCGGAATCGGTTCAGGAGCATTCGATCGTTCGTACTATCATACACAATGCATTCACGCACGAAGCCTTCCAAAATGATATCGCTCTACTAATCACACAATCCCAGATCAACTTCAACAACTATGTACAACCTGTATGCTTACCTAAGAAATCTTTACTAAGAACAACAGTTCCGGGTGTAGTCTTGGGATGGGGATACACAGAAGACATGAATGTGGCAAACGTACtccgagcagcatcagcaccgatCGTGAGCCATCGGGAATGTCGTGAGAGTAACACGGTTGCGTATGGTAGCTTACTGGATGAAACAATGTTCTGCGCAGGATGGCGCAACGGTACCAATCCTTGCAATGGAGACAGCGGTGGTGGCCTGTTTATGCAAACCGATTCCGGCAGATGGATCCTAAATGGCATCGTGACCGTCACTGCGGCTAACAGACAAAACGAAAACGCGTGCAGCACATCCGATTATACCGTGTTCGTCGATGTAGCCAAGTACGTCAAATGGATTGATCAGCAGCTACAGATCCGCCGTG TTCCTACCACCAAAAGATACGTGGTGCACAACAACAGACCTGTGACATTCTTCGAAGCGTGGAGAAATTGCCAACACCTCGGACATGGACTAGCTACAATCACCAGCAAGGCTGACAGTGACTTGATTGCAGCGGCAATCAATACGTCGAGCTCTACTACAGGACCTTGGTGGATCGGTGGCACAGATCTCGGCTATGAAGGAATTTTTACGTGGATTACCACGAATCAGCTGGTCGGCTACGGAACAGGGTACCTCAATTTCTCTCCTCACCAACCGGATAATTACGACGACAATGAACATTGCTTGGAAATAGGTCGTTGGGGAGGTGTTGCTTGGAACGATGCTGTTTGCGATACAAAGCAGAAATTCATCTGTGAATATTTTGCATGA
- the LOC126578697 gene encoding chymotrypsin-C-like isoform X1: MIPLCLLLVFVNYNFLAAQATTQCGVRQIKVRRLLTNGYDTQPGDYPWHSAVFHLKPKREYVCGGSLISPRAIVTSAHCVTVPNRNMVRNADELLVKLGLYTLFEDSESVQEHSIVRTIIHNAFTHEAFQNDIALLITQSQINFNNYVQPVCLPKKSLLRTTVPGVVLGWGYTEDMNVANVLRAASAPIVSHRECRESNTVAYGSLLDETMFCAGWRNGTNPCNGDSGGGLFMQTDSGRWILNGIVTVTAANRQNENACSTSDYTVFVDVAKYVKWIDQQLQIRRAPTTKGCACESPKSKRYVVHNNKPVTFFEAWRMCQHLGHGLATITSKADSDLIAAAINTSSSTTGPWWIGGTDLGNEGLFTWISTNKLVGYGTGYLNFSPNQPDNAGSNEHCLEIGRWGGVAWNDAPCEFKQKFICEYVA; the protein is encoded by the exons ATGATTCCTCTTTgcctgttgttggtgtttgtaAATTATAATTTCCTAGCTGCGCAAGCTACTACACAGTGCGGCGTGAGACAAATTAAGGTTCGTCGGTTGTTAACTAACGGCTACGATACACAACCCGGAGACTATCCATGGCACTCGGCTGTTTTTCACCTGAAACCAAAAAGAGAGTACGTTTGCGGAGGCTCTCTTATCTCCCCTAGAGCGATCGTCACATCGGCCCACTGTGTAACCGTACCGAATCGAAATATGGTACGTAATGCGGATGAACTGCTGGTGAAACTGGGCCTATACACTCTCTTCGAGGATTCGGAATCGGTTCAGGAGCATTCGATCGTTCGTACTATCATACACAATGCATTCACGCACGAAGCCTTCCAAAATGATATCGCTCTACTAATCACACAATCCCAGATCAACTTCAACAACTATGTACAACCTGTATGCTTACCTAAGAAATCTTTACTAAGAACAACAGTTCCGGGTGTAGTCTTGGGATGGGGATACACAGAAGACATGAATGTGGCAAACGTACtccgagcagcatcagcaccgatCGTGAGCCATCGGGAATGTCGTGAGAGTAACACGGTTGCGTATGGTAGCTTACTGGATGAAACAATGTTCTGCGCAGGATGGCGCAACGGTACCAATCCTTGCAATGGAGACAGCGGTGGTGGCCTGTTTATGCAAACCGATTCCGGCAGATGGATCCTAAATGGCATCGTGACCGTCACTGCGGCTAACAGACAAAACGAAAACGCGTGCAGCACATCCGATTATACCGTGTTCGTCGATGTAGCCAAGTACGTCAAATGGATTGATCAGCAGCTACAGATCCGCCGTG CTCCCACCACAAAAGGATGCGCTTGTGAGtccccaaaaagcaaacggTACGTggtgcacaacaacaaacctgTGACATTCTTCGAAGCGTGGAGAATGTGCCAACACCTCGGACATGGACTTGCTACAATCACCAGCAAGGCTGACAGTGACTTGATTGCAGCGGCAATCAATACGTCGAGCTCTACTACAGGGCCTTGGTGGATCGGTGGCACAGATCTCGGCAATGAAGGATTATTTACCTGGATTTCCACAAATAAGCTGGTCGGCTACGGAACTGGGTACCTCAATTTCTCTCCTAACCAACCGGATAATGCTGGCAGCAATGAACATTGCTTGGAAATAGGACGTTGGGGAGGTGTTGCTTGGAACGATGCTCCTTGCGAATTTAAGCAGAAATTCATCTGTGAATATGTTGCATGA